The proteins below are encoded in one region of Mycobacteriales bacterium:
- a CDS encoding MerR family transcriptional regulator — protein MDAVTSLFDDPTRPIFTVGQVADMLDVQQAFLRRLEAHDLVTPDRSEGNQRRYSRDDIDRVSHICGLIDEGLTLAGVSRVLELQAEVTRLKAEIADLRRTSRAG, from the coding sequence GTGGATGCCGTGACTTCACTGTTTGACGACCCGACTCGACCGATCTTCACCGTCGGGCAAGTAGCCGACATGCTCGACGTGCAGCAGGCGTTCCTTCGCCGGCTGGAGGCTCACGACCTCGTCACGCCGGATCGTTCGGAGGGCAACCAACGTCGGTACAGTCGCGACGACATCGATCGCGTGTCGCACATTTGCGGTCTCATCGACGAGGGCCTCACCCTCGCCGGGGTAAGCCGGGTCCTCGAGCTGCAAGCCGAGGTCACGCGACTCAAGGCCGAAATCGCCGACCTGCGCAGGACCAGCCGAGCTGGCTGA
- a CDS encoding ATP-binding protein has product MVIALRRRRRGRAPAGVTVADPAAPSDEPQLAADALSVLHVGALVVDRAERVVVCNAAGRAMGLVRGDELALPQLRALVREARRSGAAAETEVRLLHGWLPREPTAVAARATPIDDGRHVILIVEDVTEARRVADMRRDFLANVSHELKTPVGALSLLAEALQDATDDPAAVQRFAARMQHEATRLSKLVAELIQLSRLETADDVAEPQPVGLASVVAEALDRTRLAASAKQIDVRPDVAALPPVRGNREQLVTAVVNLLDNAIAYSPEGTSVGITVRPRPAGEPTHVDLVVKDEGIGIEEADLDRVFERFYRADPARSRATGGTGLGLAIVKHIAANHGGQVAVWSKPGHGSTFTLSLPVADPELRSTS; this is encoded by the coding sequence GTGGTGATCGCACTGCGTCGCCGGCGCCGGGGACGCGCCCCGGCCGGCGTGACCGTTGCCGACCCGGCGGCACCGTCCGACGAGCCGCAGCTCGCCGCCGACGCCCTGTCGGTTCTGCACGTCGGAGCGCTGGTCGTCGACAGGGCCGAACGCGTGGTCGTGTGCAACGCGGCCGGCCGGGCGATGGGGCTGGTGCGCGGCGATGAGCTGGCCCTCCCCCAGCTACGCGCGCTGGTGCGCGAGGCCCGCCGCTCCGGGGCTGCGGCCGAGACCGAGGTGCGCCTCTTGCACGGCTGGCTGCCCCGCGAGCCGACAGCGGTGGCCGCCCGGGCGACCCCGATCGACGACGGCCGCCACGTGATCCTGATCGTCGAAGACGTCACCGAGGCTCGGCGGGTCGCCGACATGCGCCGCGACTTCCTCGCCAACGTCAGTCATGAGCTGAAGACCCCCGTCGGCGCGCTGTCGCTGCTGGCCGAGGCACTGCAAGACGCCACCGACGACCCGGCTGCCGTCCAGCGCTTCGCCGCACGGATGCAGCACGAAGCCACCCGGCTGTCGAAGCTGGTCGCCGAGCTCATCCAGCTCTCCCGGCTGGAAACCGCCGACGACGTCGCCGAGCCGCAACCGGTCGGGCTCGCCTCCGTCGTCGCCGAAGCACTGGATCGGACCCGGCTGGCCGCGTCAGCCAAGCAGATCGACGTCCGCCCCGACGTGGCCGCGCTGCCACCCGTCCGGGGCAACCGCGAACAGCTGGTCACCGCGGTCGTCAACCTGCTCGACAACGCGATCGCCTACAGCCCCGAGGGCACGTCGGTCGGCATCACCGTGCGCCCTCGTCCGGCGGGCGAGCCGACCCACGTCGACCTCGTGGTCAAGGACGAGGGCATCGGCATCGAGGAGGCCGACCTGGACCGCGTCTTCGAGCGGTTCTACCGGGCCGACCCCGCCCGGTCGAGGGCCACCGGCGGCACCGGACTAGGCCTGGCCATCGTCAAGCACATCGCCGCCAATCACGGCGGCCAGGTTGCGGTGTGGAGCAAGCCGGGTCACGGTTCGACGTTTACGCTGAGCCTGCCGGTCGCCGACCCCGAGCTGCGGAGCACGTCATGA
- a CDS encoding ATPase domain-containing protein codes for MSGRLSSGHARLDAVLGGGLWDDALTLIMGEPGTGKTLLAQQFVFANATRQRPALYVSTVSEPMEKILRYGRTLKFFSEEAVGNWVFYEDLGGLLDERGLPAFVEELEAVIARRKPALVVIDSFKAVHAFAREPGDFRWFLHDFAARLSTTGAASLWVGEYGPDELSREPEFAVADAIISLSSTMSGERQMRMLQVLKLRGSDFLSGRHGYRLSDNGLDVFPRLADLPVSDSYAMDDTRQSSGIPALDSMIGTGYWPGSSTLVAGPSGAGKTVMGLSFIFAGARAGERGLIATLQENPVQLARTAAGFGWSLDDPNVSLHYRSSVDLYIDEWVHDVLERAEREGVRRLMVDSLGDLSFASPDHVRFREYVYSFVQRCSHRGISVYMTMEVPDLFHLSRLSETGISNMSDNVVLLQFLRGQSQVKRAVTVLKTRASLHEPEIRQYTISNEGIVVGETFGEQQNVD; via the coding sequence ATGTCAGGGCGGCTGTCGAGCGGCCACGCACGGCTGGATGCGGTGCTGGGCGGGGGGCTCTGGGACGACGCCCTCACTTTGATCATGGGCGAGCCCGGCACCGGAAAGACCCTGCTCGCTCAGCAGTTCGTCTTCGCCAACGCCACCCGTCAACGGCCCGCGCTGTATGTGTCCACGGTCTCGGAGCCGATGGAGAAGATCCTCCGCTACGGCCGGACGCTGAAGTTCTTCAGCGAGGAGGCGGTCGGCAACTGGGTGTTCTACGAAGACCTCGGCGGGCTGCTGGACGAGAGAGGGCTGCCGGCGTTCGTCGAAGAGCTCGAAGCTGTCATCGCAAGACGGAAGCCGGCGCTGGTCGTCATCGACAGCTTCAAGGCGGTGCACGCGTTCGCCCGCGAGCCCGGGGACTTTCGCTGGTTCCTCCACGACTTCGCGGCGCGGCTGAGCACCACCGGCGCCGCCTCGCTGTGGGTCGGCGAATACGGACCGGACGAGCTCAGCCGGGAGCCGGAGTTCGCCGTTGCCGACGCCATCATCTCGTTGTCCTCGACGATGTCGGGCGAACGCCAGATGCGCATGCTGCAGGTGCTGAAGCTGCGCGGCAGCGACTTCCTCTCCGGCCGGCACGGCTACCGGTTGTCAGACAACGGGCTCGACGTCTTCCCGCGGCTCGCCGACCTACCGGTCAGTGACTCCTACGCGATGGACGACACCCGGCAGTCCTCCGGGATCCCGGCGCTGGACTCGATGATCGGCACCGGCTACTGGCCCGGCTCCTCCACCCTCGTCGCGGGGCCGTCCGGGGCCGGCAAGACCGTGATGGGACTGAGCTTCATCTTCGCCGGCGCCCGCGCCGGCGAACGCGGGCTAATCGCGACCCTGCAGGAGAACCCGGTGCAGCTGGCTCGAACGGCGGCCGGGTTCGGCTGGTCGCTGGACGACCCGAACGTCAGCCTGCACTACCGCTCCTCGGTCGACCTCTACATCGACGAGTGGGTCCACGACGTCCTCGAGCGGGCCGAGCGCGAGGGTGTGCGCCGGCTCATGGTCGACAGCCTCGGCGACCTCTCATTCGCCTCGCCCGACCACGTCCGCTTCCGCGAGTACGTGTACTCGTTCGTGCAGCGCTGCTCTCACCGTGGCATCAGCGTCTACATGACCATGGAGGTGCCGGACCTGTTCCACCTCTCCCGGCTGTCAGAGACCGGCATCTCCAACATGAGTGACAACGTGGTGCTGCTGCAGTTCCTGCGTGGACAGTCGCAGGTGAAACGCGCCGTGACCGTGTTGAAGACCAGGGCCAGCCTGCACGAGCCGGAGATCCGGCAGTACACGATCAGCAACGAAGGCATCGTCGTCGGAGAGACGTTCGGCGAGCAGCAGAACGTCGACTGA
- a CDS encoding ATP-binding protein has product MGVAYEDFSLRATVALPAERTSARQARKFIREFCVAAELGDDVCEKAALLVSELVTNAVIHGRSRATLVAARPTGHLHVAVLDHDIRLPEGPKTVAPDSEHGRGLRIVAAVADRWGVEGTDEGKAVWFELDLGN; this is encoded by the coding sequence GTGGGCGTGGCGTACGAAGACTTCAGCCTCCGGGCAACCGTCGCCCTGCCCGCCGAGCGCACATCGGCCAGACAGGCCCGCAAGTTCATCCGAGAGTTCTGCGTCGCCGCAGAGCTCGGGGATGACGTGTGCGAGAAGGCTGCTTTGCTCGTGAGCGAGCTGGTCACCAACGCGGTCATCCACGGCCGAAGCCGCGCGACTCTTGTCGCCGCCCGCCCGACCGGGCACCTGCATGTCGCAGTTCTCGACCACGACATACGGCTCCCCGAGGGGCCGAAGACGGTCGCACCCGACTCTGAGCACGGACGCGGCCTTCGCATCGTTGCCGCAGTCGCCGACCGTTGGGGCGTCGAGGGAACCGACGAAGGTAAGGCCGTCTGGTTCGAGCTCGACCTGGGCAACTGA
- a CDS encoding HAD-IIA family hydrolase, giving the protein MRIGDFDAHAVLMDMDGVLVHGGRPIPGAAEFLDALQAAGTPFLVLTNNSLYTRRDLQARLEQAGLRVATEALWTSALATAQFLHSQRPHGSAYVVGEAGLTTALHEVGYALSEINPDYVVLGETRAYSFDAITRAIRLILGGARFIATNPDPTGPAADGLSPATGSVAALISAATGVQPYFVGKPNPLMMRSALNALGAHSEATVMIGDRMDTDIVAGIEAGMHTVLVFTGVTTEPDVPRFPYQPWRVTASIADLAPPRSPGA; this is encoded by the coding sequence ATGCGGATCGGTGACTTCGACGCCCACGCCGTCCTGATGGACATGGACGGGGTGCTGGTGCACGGCGGGCGCCCGATCCCGGGCGCGGCTGAATTCCTCGATGCCCTGCAGGCGGCCGGTACCCCGTTCCTCGTGCTGACCAACAACTCGCTGTACACCCGGCGAGACCTGCAAGCCCGTCTGGAGCAGGCCGGCCTGAGGGTAGCGACGGAGGCACTGTGGACCTCTGCTCTGGCGACCGCCCAGTTCCTGCACAGTCAACGGCCGCACGGGTCGGCGTACGTCGTGGGCGAGGCCGGGCTCACCACCGCCTTGCACGAGGTCGGCTACGCACTGTCCGAGATCAACCCCGACTACGTCGTCCTCGGCGAGACCCGGGCCTACAGCTTCGACGCCATCACGCGGGCGATCCGGCTGATCCTCGGCGGTGCACGCTTCATCGCCACCAACCCCGACCCGACCGGCCCGGCCGCCGACGGGCTGTCACCGGCCACGGGCTCGGTCGCGGCCCTGATCAGTGCCGCCACCGGCGTGCAGCCGTACTTCGTCGGCAAGCCCAACCCGCTGATGATGCGCAGCGCGCTCAACGCGCTCGGCGCGCACTCCGAGGCTACCGTCATGATCGGCGATCGGATGGACACGGACATCGTCGCCGGAATCGAGGCCGGCATGCACACCGTGCTGGTGTTCACCGGGGTCACGACCGAGCCGGACGTCCCCCGCTTCCCTTACCAGCCCTGGCGCGTGACGGCGTCCATCGCGGATCTGGCGCCACCGCGGTCGCCGGGGGCCTAG
- a CDS encoding Hsp20/alpha crystallin family protein has protein sequence MLLERVDPFVAEFDRLTQRAFGGVDGAGMPMDVIRRADELVVSVDLPGVAGDKIGLTFENHVLTISAERRSNYGESDHLLIQERFDGTISRRLRVPDWVDAEAVTADYVDGVLAVHLPLAEKAKPRRIEVSVGGKHAQIES, from the coding sequence ATGCTGCTCGAGAGGGTCGACCCGTTCGTCGCGGAGTTCGATCGCCTGACCCAGCGCGCCTTCGGCGGCGTCGACGGCGCCGGGATGCCGATGGACGTCATTCGCCGGGCCGATGAGCTGGTCGTCAGCGTCGACCTGCCCGGGGTCGCCGGCGACAAGATCGGGCTGACGTTCGAGAACCATGTGCTGACCATCAGTGCCGAGCGCCGAAGCAACTACGGCGAGAGCGATCACCTGTTGATCCAGGAGCGGTTCGACGGCACGATCAGCCGCCGGCTGCGCGTCCCGGACTGGGTCGACGCGGAAGCCGTCACCGCCGACTACGTCGACGGTGTGCTGGCCGTGCACCTGCCCCTGGCCGAGAAGGCCAAGCCGCGCCGCATCGAGGTGAGCGTCGGGGGCAAGCACGCCCAGATCGAGAGCTGA
- a CDS encoding response regulator transcription factor, which produces MTRLLVIEDEESFADALSYMLAKEGFHVDVARTGPDGLAAFDHGGVDLVLLDLMLPDLPGTEVCRALRQRSDVPIIMLTARDSETDKVVGLELGADDYVTKPFSARELTARIRAVLRRNREHAGAPDSGVLAAGPLRMDIDRHIVTVEDHPVSLPLKEFELLEFFLRNPGRVLTREQIIDRVWGPNYVGDTKTLDVHVKRLRSKIEADPARPQLLQTVRGLGYKLEA; this is translated from the coding sequence ATGACCCGCCTGCTCGTCATCGAGGACGAAGAATCCTTCGCCGACGCGCTGTCCTACATGCTCGCCAAGGAGGGGTTCCACGTCGACGTGGCCCGCACCGGTCCGGACGGCCTCGCCGCCTTCGACCACGGAGGCGTCGACCTCGTGCTGCTGGATCTCATGTTGCCCGACCTGCCGGGCACCGAGGTGTGCCGCGCGCTGCGGCAGCGGTCCGACGTACCGATCATCATGTTGACCGCCCGCGACAGCGAGACCGACAAGGTCGTCGGTCTCGAGCTCGGCGCTGATGACTATGTCACCAAGCCGTTCTCCGCGCGCGAGCTCACCGCGCGCATTCGGGCGGTGCTGCGGCGAAACCGGGAACATGCCGGCGCGCCCGACTCGGGTGTTCTGGCCGCCGGGCCGCTGCGCATGGACATCGACCGGCACATCGTCACCGTCGAGGACCACCCGGTTTCCTTGCCTCTGAAGGAGTTCGAGCTTCTCGAGTTCTTTCTGCGCAACCCCGGCCGGGTGCTCACTCGCGAGCAGATCATCGACCGGGTGTGGGGTCCCAACTACGTCGGCGACACCAAGACTCTCGACGTCCACGTCAAGCGGCTGCGCAGCAAGATAGAGGCAGACCCGGCGCGGCCGCAGTTGCTGCAGACGGTGCGCGGGCTCGGCTACAAGCTCGAAGCCTGA